Proteins encoded together in one Microcaecilia unicolor chromosome 3, aMicUni1.1, whole genome shotgun sequence window:
- the LOC115466412 gene encoding gastrula zinc finger protein XlCGF26.1-like, with protein MKRLRMCDGQKQEERKLKDISGESPHSSSDCEGGIGRVTPTRMKAKVQKGKRSNTQEKSSNYCLRLVQTQELKEGEKNADYQENVTTDSHVVQHPISGLRNEDQFCHGVAKTKPIKDAVAYNNPFKCSDCDRCFSQKCSLELHKMTHTREKPFKCSQCDKRFAWKEDLRRHEKSHLVKNTFKCSECDKYFTAKHTLQQHVMIHTGEKPFKCSVCEKRFRYKSCLQRHKITHMKDKPFKCSQCDKCFGWKGGLQRHEKGHLEENLFKCPECDKRFKWKQGLQRHKVTHIREKPFKCSQCDKCFGWKEGLQRHEKSHLEENLFKCSECDKYFTAKQTLQKHLMIHTGEKPFKCSVCEKCFRHKSCQQLHEITHMSKKEKPFKCSQCNKYFTWIHNLRLHEKIHTQENLFKCLQCDKCFTKKGRLEQHIMIHTGEKPFKCSECDKCFRQKGGLQLHEITHLKKRPFQCTKCHKCFKKKRSLQVHEMMHKKKTSSAELVNTCIFVRG; from the coding sequence ATGAAAAGACTGAGAATGTGCGATGGACAGAAGCAAGAGGAAAGGAAACTCAAAGACATCTCTGGAGAAAGCCCACATTCATCATCTGACTGTGAGGGAGGTATCGGTAGAGTAACACCAACCAGGATGAAAGCAAAAGTCCAAAAAGGAAAAAGATCAAACACACAAGAGAAATCTTCCAATTATTGCTTACGACTTGTACAAACTCAGGAACTCAAAGAAGGTGAAAAAAATGCTGATTATCAGGAAAACGTCACTACAGATTCACATGTTGTTCAGCACCCCATCTCTGGACTTAGGAATGAGGATCAATTCTGCCACGGTGTAGCCAAAACTAAACCAATTAAAGACGCTGTTGCCTACAATAACCCATTTAAATGCTCTGATTGTGATAGATGTTTCAGTCAGAAATGCAGCCTGGAACTGCACAAGATGACCCACAcgagagagaaaccatttaaatgttcccaATGTGATAAACGTTTTGCGTGGAAAGAAGATTTACGAAGGCATGAAAAGAGCCACTTGGTAAAGAACACGTTTAAATGCTCTGAATGCGATAAATATTTCACAGCAAAGCATACGCTGCAACAGCATGTAATGATCCACACTggggagaaaccatttaaatgttctgtgtGTGAAAAACGGTTTAGATATAAAAGCTGCCTCCAAAGGCATAAAATCACCCACATGAAAGATAAGCCCTTTAAATGTTCccaatgtgataaatgttttggGTGGAAAGGAGGTCTACAACGGCATGAAAAGGGACACTTGGAAGAGAATCTGTTTAAATGTCCTGAATGTGACAAACGGTTCAAGTGGAAACAAGgcctgcaaaggcataaagtcaCTCACATtagagaaaaaccatttaaatgttcccaGTGTGATAAATGTTTTGGGTGGAAAGAAGGTCTGCAACGGCATGAAAAGAGTCACCTGGAAGAAAACctgtttaaatgttctgaatgtgataaatatttCACAGCGAAACAGACGTTGCAAAAGCATCTCATGattcacacaggagagaaaccatttaaatgttctgtatGTGAAAAATGCTTTAGACATAAAAGCTGTCAGCAACTGCATGAAATCACCCACATGAGCAAAaaggagaaaccatttaaatgttcccaGTGTAATAAATATTTCACATGGATACATAACTTAAGACTGCATGAAAAGATCCATACGCAAGAGAATCTATTCAAGTGTCttcaatgtgataaatgtttcacaaAAAAAGGCAGGCTGGAACAGCATATAATGattcacacaggagagaaaccatttaaatgttctgaatgcgaTAAATGTTTCAGGCAGAAAGGTGGTTTGCAACTGCATGAAATAACTCACCTGAAAAAGAGACCATTTCAGTGTACTAAATGCCATAAGTGCTTCAAGAAGAAACGAAGTCTGCAGGTACATGAAATGATGCACAAGAAAAAAACTTCATCAGCAGAGTTGGTGAATACCTGTATATTTGTTAGAGGGTAA